The DNA segment GGTCGAAAATGAAATAGGAATGTTGCCCACGGCAAGAGATTATCATCCATTGGCCAATGAAGCCTTTAAAAAAGAGGTTCCAACAGAATTACTAAAATACATGCAGCAAAACAAGGAGAATTTGGTGCCTGAATTTCTGGAAATTTGGAAAACAAATGGATATAAAACTACCGGGAACTGGGAAGAAATCTTTGGAAAAGGAAGCCAAACCGATGAAATATTTATGGCATGGTTTTTCTCCAAATTCACAAACAAAGTTGCCCAAGCTGGTAAAAACATTTACCCACTGCCCATGTTTGTCAATGCTGCCTTGAATGCTCCCGGCAAAAAACCAGGCGAATATCCAAGCGCAGGCCCTTTACCTCATTTGATGGATGTTTGGAAAGCCGCAGGTTCTTCGATTGACTTTCTTGCTCCTGACTTCTACAATCCCTTGTTTCAACATTGGAACGATTTATTCACCAGACAAGACGACCCATTATTCATACCCGAACATCGATTTGACAAAACTGCCGCTTTCAAAAGTTTATATGCAATAGGCCACTATGAGGCACTGGGGTTCTCCCCTTTTTCAATAGAATCAACGAATGAACCTGACAAGGAACCACTCGGGAAAATGTATAATTTACTCAAACAACTAACGCCTCTACTTTCGGACAACTTGGGCCAAAATAAAATAGAAGGCGTCTTGCTGGGTAAAGAAAGTCCAACAACAATAATCAAGATGGGAAATTATGAATTCTCTTTTAAACATGATTATACTTTAGGCTGGTCAGCCAATGCAAAAAATGAAGAATGGCCTATGGCTAGCGCCATTATAATTCAAACAGCCAAAGATGAATTTTATATTGCCGGTTCCGGCATTGTGGCAACTTTCAAACCTTTGAACGATTCAAATAAAAATGCAGGAATATTAAAAACGGATGAAGGTGTTTTTGAAAATAATAAATGGAGGACAATCCGACATTTGAATGGAGACCAAACGCATCAAGGACGACACATCAGCATCCCGGTAGGAGAATTTAATATTCAAAAAATTCAATTATACACCTACGAATAATCGACATTAACTCATAAAGTGTTGCGTTTTTAAAAACCAAAAGGGGTTGACTTTTCAATAAGAGTTAAGCCCTTTTCTAATTATAGATCACGGCACAAACTAGATTTTCTTTATACTCTTTCGATACACTTTATTAGCTTGGCACTTCAAAATCAAAGGATAATTAAGCGAAATAGAATCCTAAAAATAAAAAAGAGTGAAACCAAACGAATTTGGTTTCACTCTTTTTAAAATATAAACGATTGTTAAATACTTATTTTACCAGAACTTGGCGTACAAAGCAAAAATAATTAACAACGTGATTACAATCAATACTGTAGTTTGAGGTTTAATCTTGAACATTTCAGTATCCAATTCGAATGCTTTTGGATTCACTTTTGGTCCTGCAAAACTCACTGCAATCATCAACAACATGGTAAACACAAATGACAATCCCATACAAATATGGAATGGTATTTCGTAACCACCATTTCCATTAGGCCAAGCCGTATATAACAAGGTTTCGTTTCCGAACAATGCAGGCGCAAACTCATTGAACAATACCGACAATACAAAACCGGCAATTACCCCTACAATAGCCGCTGTTCCTGTAGTTCTTTTCCAGAACATTCCAAGAATAAACATGGCGAATACACCAGGGCTAATAAACCCGGTATACTTTTGGATATAAGTAAATCCTCCTACTCCACCAATTCCAAGAACATCGTTCCATGTGAACATTACGGCAAGAAGCATCGCTGCAAAAACGGCATATCTTCCTATGTTTACCTGACTTCTGTCGGTTGCATTTTTTTGAATGTATTTTTTGTGAACGTCCAAAGTATAAATGGTAGAGATACTGTTTACTTTACCTGCCAAAGAAGCAACAATAGCTGCTGTCAAGGCCGCAACAGACAATCCTTTCAAACCTGTTGGCAAGAAGGTCAATACTGCTGAATACGCTCCGTCTTTTCCACCAACCAATTGAGGCAAATGTCCATTTTCGTATAAAACAAAAGCAGCAATTCCTGGCAACATAACGATAACCGGCATTAATAATTTCAAAAATCCTGCAAATAAAATACCTGTTCTGGCCGTTTGCAAATCGGCACCCAAAGCTCTTTGAGTGATGTATTGGTTACACCCCCAATAGTTCAAATTGATGATCCAGATACCTGCCAAATAAGACAACATTCCCGGAAAAGTAAGGTATTTGTTGATTTCCAATTGCGAAGATGTAGCCGTTGGTCTTGGAATAATCATTTTGAAATGTTCTGGCGCTTTTTCCATCAATACTTTGAAACCGGCGATGGCGTCTTGGCCAACACCAAAATATTGCCCAACAGTTGTCAAAGCGATATAAGTGGTAACCAAACCTCCAATAATCAAAACCGCTACCTGAATTACGTCGGTGTAAGCCACCACTTTCATTCCTCCTAGAGAAATCAGCAAAGCAAAAACGGCAAGACCAATCATAATGGCATGAAGATACTCTCCTCCTGCCAATCCGTTAATGGCAACAGCTCCCAAATATAAAATGGAAGTCAAGTTCACAAAAACATATAAAAACAACCAAAAAACAGCCATAATCAAAGCAGTAGATTCGTTATACCTTGTTTTCAAAAACTGGGGCATAGTGTAAATCTTGTTTTTTAGGTAAACAGGAATAAACCAAATTGCGATAATAATCAAGGCAATGGCAGCAACCCATTCGTAAGCTGCTACTGCAACTCCCAAAAAGAATCCTTCACCACTCATTCCGATAAATTGCTCTGCCGAAATATTGGAAGCAATCAAGGAGGCACCAATAGCCCACCATGTCAATGTTCCTTCTGCCAAAAAATACGCTTTGGCGTCGTGTTCGTTTTTTTCACGTTTTCGATAAATGGTATATCCGTAAACGGATACCACTATAAAATAGATAATGAATACTGCATAATCTGCAAATGCAAGGTTCTGGTTCATGGGTAATTTTGTTTTTTAGAAATTAATATAAATGTAAATGAGGTTATTGTTTTGTCTACTTGTTTTTTATCGGCTAATTAAACACTTTTCGTGCAATTATTATGAAAACTACTTAAAATACTTCCATAAAACACTGCGATTTCATTATAGAATCAGCTTTAAAATAGGATATCTGTTTTTATTTAATTATTTTTTTATGAATTTATGAAGCCAAATGTAAAATAAAAATATTTATTTACATCATTTACAAATGTGTTTTTCACATTTATAATTACATTACGGATTAAATCGTAAAAAAAGAACTCAAAACCTCCTATTTACGGCTTTTTTTCATAAAATATTCTTACTTCTTTTTAGGCTTAATAACAAAACCATAACTATATTCTTTGTTTTTCAACAAATAAGGTTCGTGCGGCAAAGCTCCCCAACTGTTGTCGCCACCAACTCCTCTTTGAGCTAAATCAATACAAACCACTACTTCATTGCGGGGAGTAATATCATTGGTATGTCGGGATTTTTTGGTCAAACCTGAATCAAAATCTTCAGGATAATT comes from the Flavobacterium limnophilum genome and includes:
- a CDS encoding DUF5597 domain-containing protein, with protein sequence MSKTFKSKIVRMNISSKTIVLLIILFTIQFGFCQNQIPALQKKGNKTQLIVNGKPFLILGGELGNSSATSMENMEPIWPKLKAMHLNTVLTPVYWELIEKEEGKFDFSLIDQLIVKARKEDLKLIFLWFGSWKNSMSSHAPAWIKLNQEKFPRTKDDKNRSHEILTPFSENNLKADSNAFEKLMVHIKDFDKKDPTVIMIQVENEIGMLPTARDYHPLANEAFKKEVPTELLKYMQQNKENLVPEFLEIWKTNGYKTTGNWEEIFGKGSQTDEIFMAWFFSKFTNKVAQAGKNIYPLPMFVNAALNAPGKKPGEYPSAGPLPHLMDVWKAAGSSIDFLAPDFYNPLFQHWNDLFTRQDDPLFIPEHRFDKTAAFKSLYAIGHYEALGFSPFSIESTNEPDKEPLGKMYNLLKQLTPLLSDNLGQNKIEGVLLGKESPTTIIKMGNYEFSFKHDYTLGWSANAKNEEWPMASAIIIQTAKDEFYIAGSGIVATFKPLNDSNKNAGILKTDEGVFENNKWRTIRHLNGDQTHQGRHISIPVGEFNIQKIQLYTYE
- a CDS encoding sodium/sugar symporter — its product is MNQNLAFADYAVFIIYFIVVSVYGYTIYRKREKNEHDAKAYFLAEGTLTWWAIGASLIASNISAEQFIGMSGEGFFLGVAVAAYEWVAAIALIIIAIWFIPVYLKNKIYTMPQFLKTRYNESTALIMAVFWLFLYVFVNLTSILYLGAVAINGLAGGEYLHAIMIGLAVFALLISLGGMKVVAYTDVIQVAVLIIGGLVTTYIALTTVGQYFGVGQDAIAGFKVLMEKAPEHFKMIIPRPTATSSQLEINKYLTFPGMLSYLAGIWIINLNYWGCNQYITQRALGADLQTARTGILFAGFLKLLMPVIVMLPGIAAFVLYENGHLPQLVGGKDGAYSAVLTFLPTGLKGLSVAALTAAIVASLAGKVNSISTIYTLDVHKKYIQKNATDRSQVNIGRYAVFAAMLLAVMFTWNDVLGIGGVGGFTYIQKYTGFISPGVFAMFILGMFWKRTTGTAAIVGVIAGFVLSVLFNEFAPALFGNETLLYTAWPNGNGGYEIPFHICMGLSFVFTMLLMIAVSFAGPKVNPKAFELDTEMFKIKPQTTVLIVITLLIIFALYAKFW